The Anolis carolinensis isolate JA03-04 chromosome 2, rAnoCar3.1.pri, whole genome shotgun sequence genome has a window encoding:
- the LOC134292272 gene encoding zinc finger protein 160-like, protein MNCTISTEEKPHECIEVGKSASQSVNSHQESHTGKKSYQCLVCGKSFTQSGNLLSHQRRHTGDKPYKCPVCAKSFSDSGACTVHQRTHTEEKPYKCMECGKSFGQRSYLSVHQRSHTGEKPYKCVECGLSFRYTGSLRVHQKIHIGEKSYKCMECGRSFLRNDCLLSHLRTHTGQKPYKCVTCGKSFTQSGSLNIHKKFHTKEKPYECTECEKTFKFMGSLRSHQKIHTGEKPYKCEECGKSFSRNGNLHLHQRIHTGKKPYECMDCGKCFTQNAHLKGHQKSHTGEKPFKCIECGKNFAHSQNLRVHNNMHTGEKPYKCMECGKSFTRNTHLKRHQRTHTGEKPYKCTECGKNFSQSQYLQAHNRTHTGEKPFKCMECGKNFTQNADLKVHQKSHTGEKPYKCMECGKNFTHIQQSRAHNRIHTGEKPYKCIECGKNFTHIQNLRVHNRTHTGEKPFKCMECGKSFAQNAYLKVHQKSHTGEKPYKCIECGKNFSQSHHLRAHNRTHTGEKPFKCVECGKSFTQNVNLKVHQKSHTGEKPYKCMECGKNFSQSQQLRVHNRTHTREKPFKCMECGKTFRQSGYLQLHKKTHTE, encoded by the coding sequence ATGAATTGCACAATTAGCACAGAAGAGAAACCACATGAATGCATAGAAGTTGGAAAGAGCGCCAGTCAGAGTGTGAATTCACATCAAGAATCCCATACAGGGAAGAAATCCTATCAATGCTTGGTATGTGGTAAGAGTTTCACTCAGAGTGGAAATTTGCTCTCACATCAAAGAAGACATACAGGGGATAAACCATATAAATGCCCAGTATGTGCAAAGAGCTTCAGTGACAGTGGAGCATGTACtgtccatcaaaggacccataccgaggagaagccatataagtgcatggaatgtggaaagagcttcggtCAAAGGTCATACCTAAGTGTCCATCAAAGGTCccatacaggggagaaaccatataaatgtgtTGAATGTGGACTAAGCTTCCGTTACACTGGAAGTTTGCGCGTACATCAAAAAATCCACATAGGGGAGAAATCATACAAATGTATGGAATGCGGAAGGAGTTTCTTGCGTAATGACTGTTTACTGTCACATCTAAGAACTCATACAGGGCAGAAACCGTATAAATGCGTGacatgtggaaaaagcttcactcagagtggaaGTCTGAATATCCATAAAAAATTCCACACAAAAGAGAAACCGTATGAATGTACTGAGTGTGAAAAGACTTTCAAGTTCATGGGAAGCCTGCGTTCCCACCAAAagattcacacaggggagaagccatataaatgtgaggaatgtggaaagagcttctctcGTAATGGCAATTTACATTTACATCAAAGAATTCACACAGGGAAAAAACCATATGAATGCATGGATTGTGGAAAGTGTTTCACACAGAACGCACATTTAAAGGGACATCAAAaaagccacacaggagagaaaccctttAAGTGCATAGAGTGTGGAAAGAACTTTGCCCATAGTCAGAACTTACGGGTGCATAACAAcatgcacacaggggagaaaccatataaatgcatggaatgtggaaaaagtttCACACGGAACACACATTTAAAGCGACACCAAAGAACCCAtacaggagagaaaccctataaatgcacaGAGTGTGGAAAGAACTTCTCCCAAAGTCAATATTTACAGGCGCACAAcagaacccacacaggggagaagccatttaaatgcatggaatgtggaaagaatttCACACAGAATGCAGATTTAAAGGTACACCAAAaaagccacacaggagagaaaccctataaatgcatggagtgtggaaagaacttcacCCATATTCAACAGTCACGGGCGCACAACagaatccacacaggagaaaaaccctataaatgcatagagtgtggaaagaacttcacCCATATCCAGAACTTACGGGTGCACAACAGAACCCACACAGGGGAAAAACCatttaaatgcatggaatgtggaaagagttttgcacaaaatgcatatttaaaggtacatcaaaaaagccacacaggagaaaaaccctataaatgtatAGAGTGTGGAAAGAACTTCTCCCAAAGTCATCATTTACGGGCGCACAAcagaacccacacaggagagaagccatttaaatgcgtggaatgtggaaagagtttcacacagaatgtaaatttaaaggtacatcaaaaaagccacacaggagaaaaaccctataaatgcatggagtgtggaaagaacttcTCCCAAAGTCAACAGTTACGGGTGCATAACAGAACCCACACAAGGGAAAAACCATTTAAatgtatggaatgtggaaagacctTCAGACAGAGTGGCTATCTACAATTACATAAAAAAACCCATACAGAGTAG
- the LOC103281591 gene encoding oocyte zinc finger protein XlCOF6, with protein sequence MEMTMCFVKPEWDLLDPGQEDLCKDVKVEDDGEVTSVAENEQESENDLEAALISSEIRRHQTSREILEYQKRTERDEGNPSQTGRTNPFASQWYDGCEVLTLQEDPKGERKENCPVCGKVFKDTWLLNAHCRSHTGEKPFQCMECGKTFSQRGNLYLHQRIHTGEKPYKCLECEKSFSVSRSLLSHQRTHTGEKPYTCQECGKSFSQSGSLQSHERTHTGEKPYICTQCGKCFSRDRNLRSHLRTHTGEKPYQCMECGKRFSHSESCAKHQRTHTGEKPYNCPECGKSFGYIGSLQSHQRTHTGEKPYICNECGKSFANRGNLDAHQRTHTGEKPYVCVDCGKRFSNSGLLDLHQRTHTGEKPYMCMECGKSFTRKGYLHAHQTTHTGEKPYTCDECGKSFRRHGHLHLHQRTHTGEKPYACTECGKSFTNSGNLDSHQRTHTGEKPYMCLACGKGFSQSGSLCLHERTHTGEKPYACTECGKSFSRSDNLHKHQRCHTGEKPYKCTDCGKSFKQNGSLCVHERTHTGEKPYMCTECGKSFISNGVLHAHQRIHTAEKPYKCMECGKCFREGGHLQSHQRTHTGEKPYTCPECGKSFRESGHLHSHRRTHTGEKPYKCTGCAKSFTNSGSLYLHQRTHTGEKPYMCVECGKNFTRNEHLRSHQKIHTEEKLLYG encoded by the exons ATGGAGATGACTATGTGTTTTGTGAAGCCGGAATGGGATCTTCTGGATCCAGGCCAGGAGGACCTCTGCAAGGATGTCAAGGTGGAGGACGATGGCGAAGTGACCTCTGTGG CTGAAAACGAGCAAGAGAGTGAGAATGATTTGGAAGCAGCTCTAATATCCTCGGAAATAAGACGGCATCAAACAAGCCGAGAGATTTTGGAATATCAAAAAAGAACGGAAAGGGATGAAGGAAACCCTTCACAGACCGGAAGGACGAATCCGTTTGCTTCTCAGTGGTATGACGGCTGTGAAGTCCTGACGTTACAGGAAgaccccaaaggagaaagaaaagaaaactgtccTGTCTGTGGGAAAGTCTTCAAAGATACATGGCTTTTGAATGCACACTGCAGgagccacacaggagagaaaccatttcaGTGCATGGAGTGCGGGAAAACCTTCAGTCAGCGTGGAAATCTGTATTTACATCAaagaatccacacaggggagaagccatataaatgcctggaatgtgaaaAGAGCTTTAGCGTGAGTCGGAGTCTCTTGTCGCAtcagaggacccacacaggggagaagccctatacgtGCCAggaatgcggaaagagcttcagccaGAGTGGGTCTCTGCAGTCAcatgaaaggacccacacaggagagaaaccctatatcTGCACTCAATGCGGAAAGTGCTTCAGTCGGGATCGAAACTTGCGTTCGCACCTCAGAACCCACACGGGTGAGAAACcctatcaatgcatggaatgtgggaagcGTTTCAGCCATAGCGAATCGTGTGCCaaacatcaaaggacccacaccggAGAGAAACCGTACAACTGcccggaatgtggaaagagctttggttATATCGGAAGTCTTCAGTCACACCAAAgaacccacactggagagaagccatatataTGTAACgaatgcggaaagagctttgCTAACAGGGGAAATCTCGATgcgcatcaaaggacccacacgggggagaaacctTATGTATGCGTGGACTGTGGAAAGAGGTTCAGTAATAGCGGACTTTTGGATTTACATCAAAGAacgcacacaggagagaaaccgtacatgtgcatggaatgtgggaagagcttcactcGCAAAGGTTACCTACATGCACATCAGACaacccacacgggagagaaacctTACACGTGTgatgaatgtggaaagagcttccgcCGACATGGACACTTGCAtttgcatcaaaggactcacacaggggagaaaccctacgcGTGCactgagtgtggaaagagcttcaccaACAGCGGAAATCTCGATTCACATCAAAGaacccacacgggggagaaaccatatatgtGTCTGgcgtgtggaaagggcttcagtcagagtggatcTCTGTGTTTACATGAGAGAACGCACACGGGAGAAAAACCTTACGCATGCACggaatgcggaaagagcttcagtcggagtgacaatcTGCATAAACATCAAAGatgtcacacaggagagaagccatataagtgCACGGACTGTGGGAAGAGTTTCAAACAGAATGGATCTCTGTGTGTACACgaaagaacccacacaggagaaaaaccatACATGTGCAcagaatgtgggaagagcttcatttCTAATGGGGTTCTGCATGCGCATCAGAGAATCCACACAGCGGAGAAGCCTTACaagtgcatggaatgtggaaaatgcTTCCGCGAGGGTGGACATCTGcagtcccatcaaaggacccacacaggagaaaaaccgTACACGTGTCCCGAATGTGGCAAGAGCTTCCGGGAGAGTGGGCACCTGCACTCCCACCGGAGaacccacacgggagagaaaccgTATAAATGCACGGGGTGTGCGAAGAGCTTTACTAATAGTGGGTCTCTGTATTTacatcaaagaacccacacaggagagaaaccgtacATGTGCGTGGAATGCGGAAAGAACTTCACTCGCAATGAGCATTTGCGTTCACATCAGAAAATTCATACAGAGGAGAAACTTCTgtatggttag